In Massilistercora timonensis, the following are encoded in one genomic region:
- a CDS encoding ABC transporter permease, translating into MGKENTNQKSGNAVLNALKKSNMTAMAAILVIMIIIASVVSPHFLNIYNLQSVLRDLAFIGMIGIAQSLLLLVGELDLSVGKIACLCGILSGMLMVNAGVNPWLSLLVGMILGVVFGFINGIIITRLRLNSMVATIGMQGVYGGVNLVITKGKAVTGIPDDVQFLGKNSIGPVPIPFVICLIVLIIILFMVKKTKTGRYIYAIGNSMEAAKILGIKVDRIRVMIYSIVGLISSLAGLLYVCRLGSAQTAIGEDWPMNSIAASVIGGLSLTGGVGNPAGALIGAAVITIIQNIIVLFGVNSYWQSAVSGIVVVLAISFSSISDIVRERRQRRIKLN; encoded by the coding sequence AGAAAATACAAATCAGAAATCTGGCAACGCGGTGTTAAATGCGTTGAAAAAAAGTAATATGACGGCAATGGCAGCCATACTGGTCATTATGATCATCATCGCCAGCGTTGTATCCCCTCACTTTTTGAATATCTACAATCTGCAGTCCGTATTACGTGACCTTGCATTTATCGGGATGATCGGTATCGCGCAGTCGCTGCTTCTTCTGGTGGGAGAGCTGGATCTGTCCGTTGGAAAGATCGCCTGCCTGTGCGGTATCCTTTCCGGTATGCTGATGGTGAACGCGGGAGTGAATCCCTGGCTGTCTCTGCTGGTGGGAATGATCCTGGGCGTTGTATTTGGATTTATCAATGGTATCATCATCACCCGTCTCCGTCTGAATTCCATGGTTGCCACCATCGGTATGCAGGGCGTGTACGGAGGCGTGAACCTGGTAATCACCAAAGGAAAAGCGGTAACCGGGATTCCGGACGACGTTCAGTTTCTTGGAAAAAATTCTATCGGACCGGTGCCGATCCCATTTGTCATCTGTCTGATCGTCCTGATCATCATCTTATTTATGGTGAAGAAGACCAAAACAGGACGTTATATCTATGCGATCGGAAACAGTATGGAAGCGGCGAAGATCCTTGGCATTAAGGTAGACCGTATCCGGGTGATGATCTATTCCATCGTGGGTCTGATCTCCTCCCTGGCAGGTCTTCTCTATGTATGTCGTCTGGGTTCCGCGCAGACAGCCATCGGTGAGGATTGGCCGATGAACTCGATCGCGGCGTCCGTTATCGGCGGTCTCTCTCTGACAGGCGGCGTGGGCAATCCGGCAGGGGCCCTGATCGGCGCGGCTGTGATCACAATTATCCAGAATATCATCGTTCTGTTTGGCGTCAACTCCTACTGGCAGTCAGCAGTCAGCGGAATCGTGGTTGTTCTGGCCATCTCCTTCAGTTCGATCTCTGATATCGTACGTGAGCGGAGACAGAGAAGGATCAAACTGAACTAA
- a CDS encoding SIS domain-containing protein: MDYKETYEKILAEHRQVYERLDQAGMREFIEEVKKHDRIFLIGVGREGMATRAFAMRLMHMGKEIHWIWDDTTPSIGEGDLLIATLGDGRIGHINYVCERAKEAGAMIYVVTGSPSGDTAKNLADKVFFVPAAVYRGTDDVVPSFQPMGNLFEQCLFVVFDIIVMTIVDETEGLTFEKMSKRHRNIE; the protein is encoded by the coding sequence GTGGATTACAAAGAGACGTATGAAAAAATCCTGGCGGAACACAGACAGGTCTATGAGAGACTGGATCAGGCCGGGATGCGGGAATTTATCGAGGAAGTGAAGAAGCATGACCGGATCTTCCTGATCGGTGTGGGAAGAGAAGGTATGGCTACGAGAGCATTTGCCATGAGGCTCATGCATATGGGCAAGGAGATCCACTGGATCTGGGACGACACCACCCCGTCTATCGGCGAGGGAGATCTTCTGATCGCTACGCTGGGAGACGGACGGATCGGCCATATAAACTATGTGTGTGAGAGAGCAAAAGAGGCGGGGGCTATGATCTATGTGGTCACCGGTTCACCCAGCGGCGATACAGCCAAAAACCTGGCGGACAAGGTGTTCTTTGTTCCGGCGGCGGTATACCGGGGAACTGACGATGTGGTGCCTTCTTTCCAGCCTATGGGAAATCTGTTCGAACAGTGTCTGTTTGTGGTATTTGATATTATTGTGATGACCATCGTCGACGAGACGGAGGGGCTGACATTTGAGAAAATGTCGAAACGCCACAGAAATATAGAATAA
- a CDS encoding sugar phosphate isomerase/epimerase encodes MVKLGLNLSFAVKRWLDPVQLAKMIKNDFKIDHVQFTWDLIDPWWPEEYRDVMVHQYKEAFADAGVVIDGTFGGLASYSYAHLLAPAKEQRRAAVAFFKRAIDLTAEMGCPVMGTPVGGMSYDDARDPKRREELYLDMLESLRELAAYGKEKGIEEIHIEATPLITEFPHSPEVSVKMMQDLEGSAIPIKLLIDWGHALFKPLLKEEADMDLWFEKCAPYIGSIHLQQTDGLWDRHWDFTNENGIVTGKMIKEATEKAHLDDIPQYLEVVTIFEDDDDHVYDGMKKTMDYLHKELD; translated from the coding sequence ATGGTTAAATTAGGATTAAATCTTTCATTTGCGGTAAAACGCTGGCTGGATCCGGTTCAGTTGGCAAAGATGATAAAAAATGATTTTAAGATTGATCATGTTCAGTTCACCTGGGATCTTATTGATCCCTGGTGGCCTGAGGAATATCGGGATGTAATGGTACATCAGTACAAAGAAGCTTTTGCGGATGCAGGAGTAGTGATCGACGGCACATTCGGAGGCCTGGCCTCTTATTCTTACGCTCATCTGCTTGCGCCGGCCAAAGAGCAGAGACGGGCTGCGGTGGCGTTCTTTAAGAGAGCTATCGATCTGACGGCAGAGATGGGCTGTCCGGTGATGGGAACTCCGGTAGGCGGGATGAGCTATGATGACGCCAGAGATCCGAAAAGGAGAGAGGAGCTCTATCTGGATATGCTGGAATCTCTGCGGGAGCTGGCGGCTTACGGGAAGGAGAAGGGGATCGAGGAGATCCACATTGAGGCGACGCCTCTGATCACGGAATTTCCTCACAGCCCGGAAGTTTCCGTTAAGATGATGCAGGATCTGGAAGGATCTGCTATTCCCATTAAGCTGTTGATCGACTGGGGACACGCGTTGTTTAAACCGCTTCTGAAGGAAGAGGCGGATATGGATCTGTGGTTTGAAAAGTGCGCGCCCTATATTGGTTCCATCCATCTGCAGCAGACAGACGGTCTGTGGGACCGGCACTGGGATTTCACCAATGAAAACGGGATCGTTACCGGAAAGATGATAAAAGAAGCGACCGAGAAAGCGCATCTGGACGATATCCCCCAGTATCTGGAGGTTGTCACCATCTTCGAGGACGACGACGATCACGTTTACGACGGAATGAAGAAGACCATGGATTATCTCCATAAGGAACTGGATTAG